The Methylobacterium sp. PvR107 genome contains a region encoding:
- a CDS encoding efflux RND transporter periplasmic adaptor subunit: MTRTLSARIPSPLRASSRRAARLPAVLLVVGLAACNPKQAAAPTPPVPEVGFVKVEPQAIPYLRDLPGRVAPMRIAEVRSRVSGLVVKRLFEQGSQVKEGDILYKIDPAPYEVELASAEAALARQEAALVLARQQADRLEQLLSRATASQAQYDAAFAAKKQAEAEVAGAKATRQRAQLNLGWTDVRAPITGRIGRALLTEGTLIEPGAMGALATIQQLDPIYVDITQSVGELNRLRRDLASGELARLEDNTANVHLIMDDNSLYPLAGRLLFSDVTADPSTGQVTLRVQFPNPHDELFPGMYVRARIKQGIDSDAIAVPQQAIQRTDDGRAEVWVVRADETVMRQPVEVGPVVGQNWLIRSGLKAGERVVIDGFQKITVGAKVKPLDQTPAHGETGPKHDADEAPDSPGDKAEAAPRAAAVQPRH; encoded by the coding sequence GTGACCCGTACTCTGTCCGCCAGAATCCCGTCCCCGCTCCGCGCCTCGAGCCGCAGGGCCGCCCGCCTGCCCGCGGTCCTTCTCGTGGTCGGTCTCGCGGCCTGCAACCCCAAGCAGGCCGCCGCGCCGACGCCGCCCGTGCCGGAGGTCGGCTTCGTCAAAGTGGAGCCCCAGGCGATCCCCTACCTGCGCGACCTGCCGGGCCGCGTCGCGCCGATGCGCATCGCCGAGGTCCGCTCCCGCGTCTCGGGCCTCGTGGTGAAGCGCCTGTTCGAGCAGGGCAGCCAGGTCAAGGAAGGCGACATCCTCTACAAGATCGACCCGGCGCCCTACGAGGTCGAGCTTGCCAGCGCCGAGGCGGCGCTGGCCCGCCAGGAGGCGGCCCTGGTGCTGGCCCGCCAGCAGGCCGACCGGCTGGAGCAGCTGCTCTCCCGCGCCACGGCGAGCCAGGCCCAGTACGACGCCGCCTTCGCGGCCAAGAAGCAGGCGGAGGCCGAGGTCGCCGGCGCCAAGGCGACCCGCCAGCGGGCGCAGCTGAATCTCGGCTGGACCGACGTGCGCGCGCCGATCACCGGCCGGATCGGCCGGGCGCTGCTCACCGAGGGCACCCTGATCGAGCCCGGCGCCATGGGGGCGCTCGCCACGATCCAGCAGCTCGACCCAATCTACGTCGACATCACCCAGTCGGTGGGCGAGCTGAACCGCCTGCGCCGGGACCTCGCCAGCGGCGAGCTGGCGCGGCTGGAGGACAACACCGCCAACGTCCACCTGATCATGGACGACAATTCGCTCTACCCGCTGGCGGGCCGGCTGCTGTTCTCGGACGTCACCGCCGACCCGAGCACCGGGCAGGTGACGCTGCGGGTGCAGTTCCCCAATCCGCACGACGAGTTGTTCCCCGGCATGTACGTGCGGGCGCGGATCAAGCAGGGCATCGATTCCGACGCGATCGCGGTGCCGCAGCAGGCGATCCAGCGCACCGATGACGGCCGCGCCGAGGTCTGGGTGGTGCGCGCCGACGAGACCGTGATGCGCCAGCCGGTCGAGGTCGGGCCGGTGGTCGGGCAGAACTGGCTGATCCGCTCCGGGCTGAAGGCCGGCGAGCGGGTCGTGATCGACGGCTTCCAGAAGATCACCGTGGGCGCCAAGGTGAAGCCCCTCGACCAGACGCCGGCCCACGGCGAGACCGGCCCGAAGCACGATGCCGATGAGGCCCCAGACTCGCCCGGCGACAAGGCGGAGGCCGCGCCGCGCGCCGCCGCCGTCCAGCCGCGCCACTGA